In Aegilops tauschii subsp. strangulata cultivar AL8/78 chromosome 3, Aet v6.0, whole genome shotgun sequence, one genomic interval encodes:
- the LOC120961792 gene encoding endonuclease 2, which yields MAAPRPQPLLLLLLVALLAASAPRRADAWGKEGHIMVCKIAERYLSEEAAAAVQDLLPESAGGELSTMCPWADTMRFRYHWASPLHYANTPNVCNFNFSRDCHNSRGEQGMCVVGAINNYTDQLYTYGDSSKSSYNLTESLMFLAHFVGDVHQPLHVGYEEDEGGNTIMVRWYRRKANLHHVWDVSIIDTVMKDFYNKSLDTMVDALQTNLTEGWSDDVGHWENCANKEATCANDYAIESINLACNYAYKDVVQNITLGDDYYFTRYPVVEKRLAQAGVRLALILNRIFDKKKEADAMPLYIQ from the exons ATGGCGGCACCGCGCCCACAGCCgctgctgctcctgctcctcgTCGCGCTGCTGGCTGCCTCCGCGCCCCGCCGCGCCGACGCCTGGGGCAAGGAGGGCCACATCATGGTCTGCAAGATCGCCGAG AGGTACCTgtcggaggaggcggcggcggcggtgcaggACCTGCTGCCGGAGTCGGCCGGCGGGGAGCTGTCGACGATGTGCCCGTGGGCGGACACCATGCGCTTCCGCTACCACTGGGCCAGCCCGCTCCACTACGCCAACACCCCCAACGTCTGCAACTTCAACTTCTCCC GGGATTGCCACAACTCTCGCGGGGAGCAGGGGATGTGCGTCGTCGGGGCCATCAACAACTACACGGACCAGCTCTACACCTACGGGGACTCATCAAAGAGCTCGT ACAACCTGACGGAGAGCCTGATGTTCCTGGCGCACTTCGTGGGCGACGTGCACCAGCCGCTGCACGTCGGCTACGAGGAGGACGAGGGCGGCAACACCATCATGGTGCGCTGGTACCGCAGGAAGGCCAACCTGCATCAT GTGTGGGATGTCAGCATCATCGACACGGTCATGAAGGACTTCTACAACAAGAGCCTCGACACCATGGTGGACGCCCTCCAGACGAACCTCACG GAGGGATGGTCCGACGATGTCGGTCACTGGGAGAACTGTGCCAACAAAGAGGCGACCTGCGCAAACGA CTACGCGATCGAGAGCATAAATCTTGCATGCAACTATGCCTACAAAGATGTGGTGCAGAACATCACCCTAGGAG ATGATTATTACTTCACCCGGTACCCGGTTGTGGAGAAGAGGCTAGCACAGGCCGGCGTCAGACTGGCGCTGATACTCAACCGTATATTCGACAAGAAGAAAGAAGCAGATGCTATGCCGTTATACATACAGTAA
- the LOC109761048 gene encoding protein MAO HUZI 4, chloroplastic: protein MAASSPSALALSPSTRVVAGPSLLLAVKRTPATRVAAAPSGQLPACSWGPLRPELAPAPGPCAARCRAPLLRPRAWMSTSQIASSAFTLGTVAVLPFYTLMIAAPNASITKRTVESTAPYVALGLLYAYLLYLSWTPDTIRAMFASKYWLPELPGIVRMFASEMTVASAWIHLLAVDLFAARQVYHDGIKNNIETRHSVSLCLLFCPIGIAAHALTKVLAGSTGRSH from the exons atggcggcctcctccccctccgcCCTCGCGCTCTCCCCCTCCACGCGG gtGGTAGCTGGTCCGTCCCTGCTGCTTGCTGTGAAGCGGACGCCGGCGACGCGAGTGGCCGCCGCTCCCTCCGGCCAGCTCCCCGCCTGCTCTTGGGGCCCTCTCCGGCCGGAGCTCGCCCCGGCCCCTGGCccctgcgccgcccgctgcaggGCGCCTCTGCTCCGGCCTCGCGCAT GGATGTCCACGTCCCAGATTGCCAGCTCCGCCTTCACACTGGGCACCGTCGCCGTCCTCCCCTTCTACACGCTCATGATCGCCGCCCCCAACGCCAGCATC ACTAAGCGCACCGTGGAGAGCACCGCCCCCTACGTGGCGCTCGGCCTCCTCTACGCCTACCTGCTCTACCTCTCCTGGACCCCCGACACCATCCGCGCCATGTTCGCCAGCAAGTACTGGCTCCCCGAG TTGCCTGGCATTGTGAGGATGTTCGCGAGCGAGATGACCGTCGCCTCCGCCTGGATCCACCTCCTTGCCGTCGACCTCTTTGCTGCAAG ACAAGTGTACCATGATGGAATCAAGAACAACATCGAGACCAGGCATTCGGTTTCGCTGTGCCTGCTCTTCTGCCCCATCGGGATCGCCGCTCACGCGCTGACCAAGGTACTCGCGGGTTCCACAGGTCGATCACACTGA
- the LOC109761047 gene encoding endonuclease 2, whose amino-acid sequence MAAPAPRPQPLLLLLLIALLAASAPRRADAWGKEGHIMVCKIAEKYLSEEAAAAVQDLLPESAGGELSTMCPWADTMRFRYHWASPLHYANTPNVCNFKFSRDCHNSRGQQGMCVVGAINNYTDQLYTYGDSPKSSYNLTESLMFLAHFVGDVHQPLHVGYEEDEGGNTIMVRWYRRKANLHHVWDVSIIDTVMKDFYNKSLDTMVGALQTNLTEGWSDDVGHWENCANKKATCANDYAIESIHLSCNYAYKDVVQNITLGDDYYFTRYPVVEKRLAQAGVRLALILNRIFDKKKADTMPLYVQ is encoded by the exons ATGGCGGCACCGGCACCGCGCCCGCAGCCgctgctgctcctgctcctcaTCGCGCTGCTGGCCGCCTCGGCGCCCCGCCGCGCCGACGCGTGGGGCAAGGAGGGCCACATCATGGTCTGCAAGATCGCCGAG AAGTACCTgtcggaggaggcggcggcggcggtgcaggACTTGCTGCCGGAGTCGGCCGGCGGGGAGCTGTCGACGATGTGCCCGTGGGCGGACACCATGCGCTTCCGCTACCACTGGGCCAGCCCGCTACACTACGCCAACACGCCCAACGTCTGCAACTTCAAGTTCTCAC GGGATTGCCACAACTCTCGCGGGCAGCAGGGGATGTGCGTCGTCGGGGCCATCAACAACTACACGGACCAGCTCTACACCTACGGGGACTCCCCCAAGAGTTCAT ACAACCTGACGGAGAGCCTGATGTTCCTGGCGCACTTCGTGGGCGACGTGCACCAGCCGCTGCACGTCGGCTACGAGGAGGACGAGGGCGGCAACACCATCATGGTGCGCTGGTACCGCAGGAAGGCCAACCTGCACCAC GTGTGGGACGTTAGCATCATCGACACGGTGATGAAGGACTTCTACAACAAGAGCCTGGACACCATGGTGGGCGCCCTCCAGACGAACCTCACG GAAGGATGGTCCGACGATGTCGGCCACTGGGAGAACTGCGCCAATAAGAAGGCCACCTGCGCAAACGA CTACGCGATCGAGAGCATACACTTGTCGTGCAACTACGCATACAAGGATGTGGTGCAGAACATTACCCTAGGAG ATGATTATTACTTCACCCGCTACCCGGTCGTGGAGAAGAGACTAGCACAGGCCGGCGTCAGGCTGGCGCTGATACTCAACCGTATATTCGACAAGAAGAAAGCAGATACCATGCCGTTGTACGTACAGTAA